A region of Haloplanus sp. XH21 DNA encodes the following proteins:
- a CDS encoding 30S ribosomal protein S19, translating to MSSEYRTGREGEFTYRGHTLDELQSMSLDEVAELLPARQRRTITRGLSVEHQKLLDRAREADEEETANDPIRTHLRDMPILPEFVGLTFAVYNGQEFQRVEVEPEMIGHYLGEFQLTRTSVEHGQAGIGATRSSKFVPLK from the coding sequence ATGAGTTCCGAATACCGAACCGGCCGCGAAGGTGAGTTCACCTACCGCGGTCACACGCTCGACGAGCTGCAGTCCATGTCGCTCGACGAGGTCGCGGAACTGCTTCCCGCACGACAGCGGCGAACCATCACCCGAGGCCTGTCGGTCGAACACCAGAAACTGCTCGACCGCGCCCGCGAGGCCGACGAGGAGGAGACGGCCAACGACCCGATCCGGACGCATCTCCGGGACATGCCGATCCTCCCCGAGTTCGTCGGACTGACCTTCGCCGTGTACAACGGCCAGGAGTTCCAGCGCGTCGAGGTCGAGCCCGAGATGATCGGGCATTACCTCGGCGAGTTCCAGCTCACCCGCACGTCGGTCGAGCACGGTCAGGCCGGTATCGGCGCGACCAGGTCCTCGAAGTTCGTGCCACTCAAGTAA
- a CDS encoding 50S ribosomal protein L22: MGINYSVEADPETTAKAMLRERPISIKHSKAIARQLKGMTVADAEEYLQAVIDGDRSVPFKQHNTGVGHRSDIDGWDAGRYPEKASEDFLKLLENASNNADEQGFEGESMAIKHVAAHKVGERQGRKPRAFGRADPWNTPLCDVELIIEEVEE, encoded by the coding sequence ATGGGAATCAACTACAGCGTCGAGGCCGACCCGGAGACCACCGCCAAGGCGATGCTCCGAGAGCGGCCCATCAGTATCAAGCACAGCAAGGCCATCGCCCGTCAGCTCAAGGGCATGACCGTCGCCGACGCCGAGGAGTATCTCCAGGCAGTCATCGACGGCGACCGGTCGGTCCCGTTCAAGCAGCACAACACGGGCGTCGGTCACCGCAGCGACATCGACGGCTGGGACGCCGGTCGCTACCCGGAGAAAGCCAGCGAGGACTTCCTGAAACTGCTCGAGAACGCGAGCAACAACGCCGACGAGCAGGGTTTCGAGGGCGAGAGCATGGCCATCAAGCACGTCGCCGCCCACAAGGTCGGCGAACGGCAGGGGCGCAAGCCTCGTGCCTTCGGCCGTGCCGACCCGTGGAACACGCCGCTCTGTGATGTCGAACTCATCATCGAGGAGGTCGAGGAATAA
- a CDS encoding 30S ribosomal protein S3 — MADEQQFIENGLQRSQIDEFFADELGRAGYGGMDVAKTPMGTQIVLKAEKPGMVIGKGGKNIRKVTTELEERFDLDDPQIDVQEVDEPDLNARIVADRLANALERGWYFRKAGHTTIDRIMEAGALGAEIVLSGKVTGARSRVEKFNRGYIKHNGEPAESIVDEGQGVAVMKLGTIGVTVKIIPPGAELPDDFEIAEDADVEPVEQAAETGGGVEELLEEEPEEIPDVGEDEEVDVPTEGPEDVIDEEIDEEVVEEVVEETQAQTADDEPPTDVSPEEPVETATPEEGIESEEELDEEIEEEAADLVEEMEETADDQPNVDVEEEEE; from the coding sequence ATGGCTGACGAACAGCAGTTCATCGAGAACGGCCTGCAGCGCTCCCAGATCGACGAGTTCTTCGCCGACGAACTCGGCCGCGCGGGCTACGGCGGCATGGACGTCGCCAAGACTCCGATGGGGACTCAGATCGTCCTCAAGGCCGAGAAACCCGGGATGGTCATCGGCAAGGGTGGGAAGAACATCCGCAAGGTGACCACGGAACTCGAAGAGCGGTTCGACCTCGACGACCCTCAGATCGACGTGCAGGAAGTCGACGAGCCGGACCTCAACGCCCGCATCGTCGCGGACCGCCTGGCCAACGCCCTCGAGCGCGGCTGGTACTTCCGCAAAGCGGGCCATACGACCATCGACCGGATCATGGAAGCCGGCGCCCTCGGCGCCGAAATCGTCCTGTCCGGGAAGGTCACTGGCGCCCGGTCGCGCGTCGAGAAGTTCAACCGCGGCTACATCAAGCACAACGGCGAACCCGCCGAGTCCATCGTGGACGAGGGCCAGGGCGTCGCCGTGATGAAACTCGGTACCATCGGCGTGACGGTGAAGATCATCCCGCCGGGTGCCGAGCTCCCCGACGACTTCGAAATCGCCGAGGACGCCGACGTCGAACCCGTCGAGCAGGCGGCCGAAACCGGCGGTGGCGTCGAGGAACTCCTCGAGGAAGAGCCCGAGGAGATCCCGGATGTCGGCGAAGACGAAGAGGTCGACGTGCCGACCGAAGGGCCGGAAGACGTCATCGACGAGGAGATCGACGAAGAGGTCGTCGAGGAGGTCGTCGAAGAGACGCAGGCCCAGACCGCGGACGACGAACCGCCGACCGACGTGTCCCCCGAGGAACCCGTCGAGACCGCGACGCCCGAGGAGGGCATCGAGTCCGAGGAAGAGCTCGACGAAGAGATCGAGGAGGAAGCCGCCGACCTCGTCGAAGAGATGGAGGAGACGGCCGACGACCAGCCCAACGTCGACGTTGAGGAGGAGGAAGAATAA
- the rpmC gene encoding 50S ribosomal protein L29 codes for MAILHTEEIRDMTPAEREAELEDLETELLNAKAVQAAGGMPDNPSRLGELKKTIARIKTIQREEGDI; via the coding sequence ATGGCCATCCTGCACACCGAAGAGATCCGCGACATGACGCCCGCCGAACGCGAGGCTGAACTCGAGGACCTCGAGACGGAACTGCTGAACGCCAAGGCCGTCCAGGCCGCTGGCGGGATGCCGGACAACCCCTCGCGACTCGGCGAACTCAAGAAGACGATCGCGCGAATCAAGACGATTCAGCGCGAAGAAGGCGATATCTGA
- a CDS encoding ribonuclease P protein component 1, which produces MALTPETLCRHELIGLHARVVESTNPDTVGISGRVVDETMRTLSLSAGDRVWCLPKRGTTFEFEIPCTDEAADAAKASGTAPKLPSETAGPQAGQSGGCEDAAYVTVDGTRLLSRPALRTEKTGVSTWR; this is translated from the coding sequence ATGGCGCTCACACCCGAGACCCTGTGTCGACACGAGCTCATCGGCCTGCACGCGCGGGTCGTCGAGTCGACCAATCCCGACACCGTCGGGATCAGCGGCCGCGTCGTCGACGAGACGATGCGCACGCTGAGCCTGTCGGCCGGGGATCGGGTGTGGTGTCTGCCCAAGCGGGGCACGACCTTCGAATTCGAGATTCCGTGCACAGATGAAGCCGCCGACGCCGCGAAGGCGTCGGGGACCGCGCCCAAACTTCCGTCGGAAACTGCCGGCCCACAAGCCGGTCAGTCGGGCGGTTGCGAGGACGCGGCCTACGTTACGGTGGATGGCACACGACTGCTCTCACGACCCGCCCTGCGAACAGAGAAGACAGGTGTATCCACATGGCGATAG
- a CDS encoding 30S ribosomal protein S17 has translation MAIGLNVTEPEEACADQNCPFHGSLSVRGQTLEGTVASTAMEKTVVVEREYDVRVPKYDRYMKRRSRVPAHAPPCLGLSEGDTVRIAETRPLSKTKSHVVVEILGGDE, from the coding sequence ATGGCGATAGGACTGAACGTAACCGAACCGGAGGAGGCCTGCGCCGACCAGAACTGCCCGTTCCACGGCTCGTTGTCCGTGCGCGGACAGACGCTGGAAGGCACGGTCGCTTCCACAGCGATGGAAAAGACGGTCGTCGTGGAGCGCGAATACGACGTTCGCGTTCCCAAATACGACCGATACATGAAACGCCGGAGCCGCGTTCCGGCCCACGCACCCCCGTGCCTGGGTCTCTCGGAAGGCGACACGGTCCGGATTGCGGAGACGCGACCCCTCTCGAAGACCAAATCACACGTGGTCGTCGAGATACTGGGAGGTGACGAGTGA
- a CDS encoding 50S ribosomal protein L14: MEALKADVTRGLAKGSLINCADNTGARELKVISVAGYSGTKNRHPKAGIGDKVTVSVTKGTPEMRRQVLEAVVVRQRKPIRRPSGTRVKFEDNAAVVIDDMEEPRGTEIKGPVAREVAERFGSIASTATMIV; the protein is encoded by the coding sequence ATGGAGGCGCTGAAGGCCGACGTCACCCGTGGTCTCGCCAAGGGATCGCTCATCAACTGTGCCGACAACACGGGGGCTCGCGAACTGAAGGTTATCAGCGTCGCGGGCTACTCCGGCACGAAGAATCGACACCCCAAAGCGGGGATCGGCGATAAGGTGACCGTCTCGGTCACCAAGGGCACGCCGGAAATGCGCCGGCAGGTGCTGGAGGCGGTCGTCGTCCGCCAGCGCAAGCCCATCCGCCGCCCCAGCGGCACGCGCGTCAAATTCGAGGACAACGCCGCCGTCGTCATCGACGACATGGAGGAGCCTCGCGGGACCGAGATCAAGGGTCCCGTCGCGCGCGAAGTCGCCGAACGCTTCGGGAGCATCGCATCAACCGCGACGATGATCGTATGA
- the rplX gene encoding 50S ribosomal protein L24, with protein MTRQPHKERKRKRTAPLHERHDQVRATLADDLREEYGQRNVRVNAGDTVEVLRGDHAGTEAEVVAVDLTDEVVHVEDVTVEKADGEEVPRPIDASNLRVTDLDLEDERRQARLEADSE; from the coding sequence ATGACTCGACAGCCACACAAAGAGCGCAAACGAAAGCGAACGGCGCCCCTGCACGAGCGACACGACCAGGTTCGTGCGACGCTTGCCGACGACCTCCGCGAGGAGTACGGCCAGCGCAATGTCCGCGTCAACGCGGGCGATACCGTCGAGGTGCTTCGTGGCGACCACGCCGGCACGGAAGCCGAGGTCGTTGCGGTGGACCTGACGGACGAGGTCGTTCACGTCGAGGACGTGACCGTCGAGAAGGCCGACGGCGAGGAAGTGCCCCGGCCCATCGACGCGAGCAACCTTCGCGTGACCGATCTGGACCTGGAAGACGAGCGCCGGCAGGCGCGTCTGGAGGCAGATAGCGAATGA
- a CDS encoding 30S ribosomal protein S4e encodes MTRHQKRLSVPKSWPVERKTATWTVKAGAGPHGEAGVPLLIVLRDVLGYADSRKEANYALNQDSVLVNGDAVSDVERPIGMFDILTFEEREESYRVFPDEGGRLALTPIDAEAAQSRLGKIVGKAQVTGGDFQFTLHDGTNVRVDEDEAGTYAPGDSLVVDNKTKEIVAHFTYEEGALVTAVAGSHAGEIGRIDTITVTPGSGDNIVTVTQDDFDGEGFETIEEYVVVIDENFIEGDDE; translated from the coding sequence ATGACCCGACACCAGAAACGACTCTCAGTTCCGAAGTCCTGGCCGGTCGAGCGAAAGACCGCGACCTGGACGGTGAAAGCCGGCGCCGGTCCGCACGGCGAGGCAGGGGTTCCCCTGCTGATCGTCCTGCGGGACGTGCTCGGCTACGCCGACTCGCGCAAGGAAGCCAACTACGCCCTCAATCAGGACAGCGTCCTCGTCAACGGGGACGCCGTCTCCGATGTCGAGCGTCCCATCGGGATGTTCGACATCCTGACCTTCGAGGAACGCGAGGAGTCCTACCGCGTGTTCCCCGACGAGGGCGGTCGACTCGCCCTGACGCCGATCGACGCCGAGGCGGCCCAGAGCCGCCTCGGCAAGATCGTCGGCAAGGCCCAGGTCACCGGCGGCGACTTCCAGTTCACCCTCCACGACGGGACGAACGTCCGCGTCGACGAGGACGAGGCTGGCACGTACGCCCCCGGCGACTCGCTGGTCGTCGACAACAAGACCAAAGAGATCGTCGCCCACTTCACCTACGAAGAGGGCGCGCTCGTGACGGCCGTCGCTGGCAGCCACGCCGGCGAGATCGGTCGGATCGACACGATCACCGTCACGCCCGGGAGCGGGGACAACATCGTCACCGTCACCCAGGACGACTTCGACGGCGAGGGCTTCGAAACGATCGAAGAGTACGTCGTCGTGATCGACGAGAACTTCATCGAGGGTGATGACGAATGA
- a CDS encoding 50S ribosomal protein L5, giving the protein METADFHEMREPRIEKVVVHMGVGEGGRELADAEDILEDITGQQSVRTSAKRTVQAFNIREGDPIGAKVTLRGETAEDFLQTALPLVDLSASQFDETGNVSFGVEEHTAFPSQEYDPNIGIYGLDVTVNLVRPGYRVSKRAKESRSIPSGHRLNADDAVDFVEATFDVEVTE; this is encoded by the coding sequence ATCGAGACCGCTGACTTCCACGAGATGCGCGAACCGCGTATCGAGAAAGTCGTCGTCCACATGGGCGTCGGCGAAGGTGGTCGCGAACTCGCGGACGCCGAGGACATCCTCGAGGACATCACCGGCCAACAGAGCGTGCGGACGAGTGCCAAACGCACCGTCCAGGCGTTCAACATCCGCGAGGGCGACCCGATCGGTGCGAAGGTCACGCTCCGTGGCGAGACCGCTGAAGACTTCCTTCAGACGGCGCTGCCACTGGTCGACCTCTCCGCCTCACAGTTCGACGAGACGGGGAACGTCAGCTTCGGCGTCGAGGAACACACGGCGTTCCCGAGCCAGGAGTACGACCCGAACATCGGCATCTACGGGCTCGACGTGACGGTCAACCTGGTTCGCCCGGGTTACCGCGTGTCGAAGCGCGCCAAGGAGTCGCGCTCGATTCCGTCGGGTCACCGACTCAATGCGGATGACGCGGTCGATTTCGTCGAAGCCACCTTCGACGTGGAGGTTACCGAATGA
- a CDS encoding 30S ribosomal protein S14, producing the protein MSESESQSGTQDERDVTGEHATPRTDERHECRRCGREQGLVGKYDIYLCRQCFREVARDMGFRKYR; encoded by the coding sequence ATGAGCGAAAGTGAATCACAGTCAGGAACCCAGGACGAACGCGACGTGACCGGAGAGCACGCCACGCCCCGGACCGACGAGCGCCACGAGTGCCGTCGGTGCGGCCGCGAGCAGGGACTCGTCGGCAAGTACGACATCTACCTGTGTCGGCAGTGCTTCCGCGAGGTCGCTCGTGACATGGGATTCCGGAAGTACCGATAA
- a CDS encoding 30S ribosomal protein S8 — protein sequence MAGNDPLSSALSGLDNAESVGHLSHTVQPASNVIGSVLEVFYDRGYIGGFEFVDDGKAGRFEIELKGAINHCGVVKPRYSAGADEYEKWEKRYLPARDYGALVVTTSHGVMSHYEAREQGIGGQVIAYVY from the coding sequence ATGGCAGGGAACGATCCCCTTTCGAGCGCACTCTCGGGACTCGATAACGCCGAGAGCGTGGGACATCTGTCCCACACGGTACAGCCCGCCTCGAACGTGATCGGCTCCGTCCTCGAGGTCTTCTACGACCGCGGGTACATCGGCGGCTTCGAGTTCGTCGACGACGGCAAGGCCGGTCGCTTCGAGATCGAACTAAAAGGTGCGATCAACCACTGTGGCGTCGTCAAGCCCCGCTACTCCGCGGGCGCCGACGAGTACGAGAAATGGGAGAAGCGGTACCTCCCGGCCCGCGACTACGGGGCGCTCGTCGTGACGACCAGCCACGGAGTCATGAGCCACTACGAGGCCCGCGAACAGGGCATCGGTGGTCAGGTGATCGCGTACGTCTACTAA
- a CDS encoding 50S ribosomal protein L6: MNRTEIEIPDDVSAETDHLDLTVEGPNGSVTRRLWYPDVSVSVEDDHVVIESEADDANTRATLGTFESHVENMIHGVTEGWVYEMEIFYAHFPMQVTVEGDEVVIENFLGERAPRRVQIRGDTEVQVDGEELTLSGPSKEDVGQTAADIEQLTRVPGKDTRVFQDGVYITQKPQAGGA, translated from the coding sequence ATGAACCGAACAGAAATCGAAATTCCGGACGACGTGTCCGCCGAAACCGACCATCTCGACCTCACCGTCGAGGGACCGAACGGGAGCGTCACGCGACGCCTCTGGTACCCCGACGTGTCGGTGAGCGTCGAGGACGACCACGTGGTCATCGAGAGCGAGGCCGACGACGCCAACACGCGCGCGACGCTCGGCACGTTCGAGAGCCACGTCGAGAACATGATCCACGGCGTGACCGAGGGCTGGGTGTACGAGATGGAGATCTTCTACGCTCACTTCCCGATGCAGGTCACCGTCGAGGGCGACGAGGTCGTCATCGAGAATTTCCTCGGCGAACGCGCGCCGCGACGCGTGCAGATCCGCGGCGACACGGAGGTACAGGTAGACGGCGAGGAACTCACCCTCTCCGGCCCCAGCAAGGAAGATGTCGGCCAGACCGCTGCCGACATCGAGCAGTTGACGCGCGTGCCCGGCAAGGACACCCGCGTCTTCCAGGACGGCGTCTACATCACGCAGAAACCACAGGCAGGTGGGGCGTAG
- a CDS encoding 50S ribosomal protein L32e, whose product MSDDNDIQELEDIGGVGPSKADALRDAGYESIEDLKAASQSELADIQGVGNALAARIKADVGGLEVAEETEAEVEEDIEEEAAEEAEAETELRPRGHADKTPDLDDDAARALVQKRREGTPQFNRQDHHKKKRVDPSWRKPRGTLSKQRRGIKGKGATVEAGYRSPTAARGLHPSGFEEVYVHNTDDLEGIDPDTEAVRIASGVGGRKRERIEDVCEDEEIRVLNPTYIEVEVEEAE is encoded by the coding sequence ATGAGCGACGATAACGACATTCAAGAACTCGAAGACATCGGTGGCGTCGGCCCGTCGAAGGCCGACGCGCTTCGCGACGCCGGCTACGAGTCCATCGAGGACCTCAAGGCCGCGAGTCAGTCGGAACTGGCGGACATCCAGGGCGTCGGTAACGCCCTGGCGGCCCGCATCAAAGCCGACGTCGGTGGCCTCGAAGTCGCCGAGGAGACTGAGGCCGAAGTCGAAGAGGATATCGAGGAGGAAGCGGCCGAGGAAGCGGAAGCGGAGACGGAACTCCGCCCCCGCGGCCACGCCGACAAGACCCCGGACCTCGACGACGACGCCGCCCGCGCGCTGGTTCAGAAGCGCCGGGAGGGCACGCCGCAGTTCAACCGACAGGACCACCACAAGAAAAAGCGCGTCGACCCATCGTGGCGGAAGCCACGGGGTACCCTCTCGAAGCAGCGTCGCGGGATCAAAGGCAAGGGTGCGACCGTCGAAGCGGGTTACCGCTCGCCGACGGCCGCCCGAGGTCTCCATCCCAGCGGCTTCGAAGAGGTGTACGTCCACAACACGGACGACCTCGAGGGGATCGACCCCGACACCGAGGCCGTCCGCATCGCGAGCGGTGTCGGTGGACGCAAGCGCGAACGCATCGAAGATGTCTGTGAGGACGAAGAGATCCGCGTCCTCAACCCGACGTACATCGAAGTCGAAGTGGAGGAAGCCGAATGA
- a CDS encoding 50S ribosomal protein L19e, with product MTDLRAQKRLASDVLDVGEDRVWFDPEAQSEIAEAITRDDIRDLVDQGTIQAKDASGNSRGRARERADKRAYGHQTGAGSRRGTSGARQDSKDEWIDRIRAQRRRLRELRDDGPLDASQYRELYDKASGGEFDSVARLEAYIRNNYDVEVND from the coding sequence ATGACTGATCTGCGCGCACAGAAACGGCTCGCGTCCGACGTCCTCGACGTTGGCGAAGACCGCGTCTGGTTCGATCCGGAGGCCCAGAGCGAGATCGCGGAAGCGATCACTCGCGACGACATCCGTGACCTGGTCGATCAGGGCACGATTCAAGCGAAAGACGCCTCGGGCAACTCGCGCGGTCGCGCCCGCGAACGGGCGGACAAGCGAGCCTACGGTCACCAGACCGGCGCTGGCTCCCGACGTGGGACGTCCGGCGCCCGGCAGGACAGCAAGGACGAATGGATCGATCGCATCCGCGCTCAGCGGCGTCGTCTGCGTGAGTTGCGCGACGACGGCCCGCTCGACGCCTCGCAGTACCGCGAGCTCTACGACAAGGCGAGCGGTGGCGAGTTCGACAGCGTGGCGCGACTCGAAGCGTACATCCGCAACAACTACGACGTAGAGGTGAACGACTAA
- a CDS encoding 50S ribosomal protein L18 yields the protein MATGPRYKVPMRRRREDRTDYHQRLRLLKSGKPRLAARVSNRHVRAQLITPGPDGDETHAAASSEDLAEYGWEAPTGNLPSAYLTGYLAGMRAIEAGLTEAVLDIGLNTATPGNKVFAVQEGAIDAGLDIPHSESVLADWSRNRGEHIAAYAEQLDEPLYGGDFDATNLPEHFDEVRERLMEDNEQ from the coding sequence ATGGCAACAGGCCCACGATACAAGGTCCCAATGCGGCGTCGCCGCGAGGACCGAACCGACTACCACCAGCGGTTGCGCCTGCTGAAATCCGGGAAGCCGCGCCTGGCTGCTCGCGTGAGCAACAGGCACGTCAGGGCGCAGCTGATCACCCCCGGTCCGGACGGCGACGAGACCCACGCGGCCGCCTCCTCCGAGGACCTCGCGGAGTACGGCTGGGAAGCCCCCACGGGCAATCTCCCCAGCGCGTATCTCACGGGGTATCTCGCGGGGATGCGAGCCATCGAGGCCGGCCTCACGGAGGCCGTCCTCGACATCGGTCTCAACACCGCCACACCGGGCAACAAGGTGTTCGCAGTACAGGAAGGCGCTATCGACGCGGGACTCGACATCCCGCACAGCGAGAGCGTCCTCGCAGACTGGTCGCGAAACCGCGGCGAGCATATCGCCGCGTACGCCGAACAGCTGGACGAACCGCTGTACGGCGGCGACTTCGACGCGACGAACCTCCCCGAGCACTTCGACGAAGTGCGCGAACGACTGATGGAGGACAATGAGCAGTAA
- a CDS encoding 30S ribosomal protein S5, which translates to MSSNDYGDGWEPRTRLGRKVQDGDITSMKAALESGLPLKEAEIVDQLLPGLDDEVLDINMVQRMTDSGRRVKFRCVVAVGNRDGYLGYAEGRDDQVGSAIQKAIDVAKLNIIEVDRGSGSWEDRAGGVNSLTRKATGKAGSVTVEVIPAPQGLGLAAAPTVRNILELAGVQDAWTKSTGNTRTTVNLAKATYNALQNASQSRTPERARRKQHETEVGE; encoded by the coding sequence ATGAGCAGTAACGATTACGGCGACGGCTGGGAACCGCGCACGCGGCTCGGCCGCAAGGTACAGGACGGCGACATCACGTCGATGAAGGCAGCACTCGAATCCGGGCTCCCGCTGAAGGAGGCCGAAATCGTCGACCAGCTCCTGCCGGGGCTGGACGACGAGGTGCTCGACATCAACATGGTCCAGCGGATGACCGACTCCGGCCGCCGGGTGAAGTTCCGGTGTGTCGTTGCGGTCGGCAACCGCGACGGCTACCTCGGCTACGCCGAGGGCCGTGACGACCAGGTTGGCTCTGCCATCCAGAAGGCCATCGACGTGGCGAAGCTGAACATTATCGAAGTCGACCGTGGCTCCGGGTCTTGGGAGGACCGCGCCGGCGGCGTCAACTCCCTGACGCGGAAGGCGACGGGGAAGGCCGGTTCGGTGACCGTCGAGGTCATCCCGGCCCCGCAGGGGCTCGGCCTGGCGGCCGCCCCGACGGTGCGGAACATCCTCGAACTCGCGGGCGTCCAGGACGCCTGGACCAAGTCGACGGGGAACACCCGGACGACGGTCAACCTCGCGAAAGCGACGTACAACGCGCTTCAGAACGCCTCGCAGTCGCGGACGCCCGAGCGGGCGCGCCGCAAGCAGCACGAAACCGAGGTGGGCGAGTGA
- the rpmD gene encoding 50S ribosomal protein L30 has protein sequence MQAIVQVRGEVNISGDVQDTLEMLNLHAVNQCTLVPERDTYRGMITKVNDYVAYGEPSVDVVATLIRQRADALEGDADIDDEWVAAHTDYADVDALAAALVDEETTLREQGLAPSIRLHPPRGGHDGIKHPIVESGQLGRHTTDEIDTLLEAMR, from the coding sequence ATGCAGGCGATCGTTCAGGTTCGCGGCGAGGTGAACATCTCGGGCGACGTGCAGGACACGCTCGAGATGCTCAACCTCCACGCTGTCAACCAGTGTACGCTGGTGCCCGAGCGTGACACCTACCGCGGGATGATCACGAAGGTCAACGACTACGTCGCCTACGGCGAGCCGTCGGTCGACGTGGTCGCGACGCTCATTCGTCAGCGCGCCGACGCCCTCGAAGGGGACGCGGACATCGACGACGAGTGGGTCGCAGCGCACACCGACTACGCCGACGTGGACGCGCTGGCGGCGGCGCTGGTCGACGAGGAGACGACGCTGCGCGAGCAGGGTCTCGCCCCGTCGATTCGGCTCCACCCGCCGCGCGGCGGTCACGACGGCATCAAGCACCCGATCGTGGAGAGCGGCCAACTCGGCCGTCACACCACGGACGAGATCGACACCCTGCTGGAGGCCATGCGATGA
- a CDS encoding uL15m family ribosomal protein yields the protein MTDKKKRQRGSRTHGGGTHKNRRGAGHRGGRGRAGRDKHEFHNYEPLGKHGFTRPDSVQDEVREVTVQELDENAPLYAAEGLAEESGDGYLIDARDVADDGYDADVVKVLGDGQVRHELSVVADAFTASAVEKIESAGGSADLSDRAETAEESADADAEESDEE from the coding sequence ATGACCGACAAGAAAAAGCGCCAACGCGGGTCCCGAACCCACGGCGGCGGCACGCACAAGAACCGGCGCGGCGCCGGGCACCGTGGCGGCCGCGGCCGCGCGGGTCGTGACAAACACGAGTTCCACAACTACGAACCGCTCGGCAAACACGGGTTCACGCGCCCCGACTCCGTCCAGGACGAGGTGCGCGAGGTGACGGTCCAGGAACTCGACGAGAACGCGCCGCTGTACGCGGCCGAAGGTCTCGCCGAGGAGTCCGGCGACGGCTACCTGATCGACGCCCGCGACGTGGCCGACGACGGCTACGACGCGGACGTGGTGAAGGTGCTCGGCGACGGGCAGGTCCGACACGAACTGTCCGTGGTCGCCGACGCATTCACCGCGAGCGCGGTCGAAAAGATCGAGTCCGCCGGCGGCAGCGCCGACCTCTCGGATCGCGCCGAGACGGCCGAGGAGAGCGCGGACGCCGACGCTGAGGAGTCAGACGAGGAGTAA